Below is a window of Hyphomonas neptunium ATCC 15444 DNA.
CCCGCAGGAGCGCCACATCATCGGCCTCCAGGGCGTCGGCATGATCGAGCGCGCGATCCATGAGACGGTCAATTATGTCAAAGGCCGCAAGGCGTTCGGCCAGACCATCTTCGATTTCCAGAACACCCAGTTCAAGCTCGCCGAAGCCAAGACCGAGGCAACTGTCGCAAAAGTGTTCGCCGATCACTGTACAGAGCTTCTTCTGAAGGAAGAGCTTGATGCGTCCACGGCCTCCATGTCGAAATACTGGATCTCCGATCTGCAGTGCAAGATCATCGATGAATGTCTCCAGCTGCATGGCGGCTTCGGCTATATGGACGAATATCCCATCGCCCAGATGTATGCCGACGCCCGCGTCCAGCGCATCTATGGCGGCGCCAATGAAGTGATGAAAATGCTGATCGCGAGGACGCTGTAGAGGTATCATGCCCGATCGCCACCTGCTCCGCGAAGTCTTCCCTACGCCTGCGCGCAGCTCGCTGTCCCTCGGCTTTGAGATCATTGAACTGGACGCGAAGGCGATGACCACGCGCGTCCGGTTCAATGGCAGCCCTGACTTCACAAATCCCGCCGGCTATATCCAGGGCGGATTTCTTGTCGCCATGATGGACGATGTCATTGGCATGCTGACGACCGTGAAGGCCGGGACGTCGAAATACCCATCCACCGTAGACCTCCACACGCACTTCCTCCGTCCTGTCCGCGTTGGCCCCATTGAAGTTGCCGCCCGCCTTCGCAATGT
It encodes the following:
- a CDS encoding PaaI family thioesterase; the encoded protein is MPDRHLLREVFPTPARSSLSLGFEIIELDAKAMTTRVRFNGSPDFTNPAGYIQGGFLVAMMDDVIGMLTTVKAGTSKYPSTVDLHTHFLRPVRVGPIEVAARLRNVGRAMIFAEADLFDSRGKEAARATASLTLNPAKAPAKTPKS